One Campylobacter sp. MIT 12-8780 DNA window includes the following coding sequences:
- a CDS encoding LTA synthase family protein, whose protein sequence is MLTHRNFLLLCFVFALIFALSFFIMRLSLDLAFLPHLDLDEIFALYKMGFLLDMRAISPMLLVILCLGYIVLLKQKFACFLASKGFNSVFFSNSFDKKFIIFIVACFAAFVAFSALGGFYYFKAYHTKIDVFIFGLKDDDTAAILKIIWQDYPVLVITFVCVLYAFVCAFVAKKILLLSFARQSFILSVIINALVIVLLVVGVRGSIGTFPLREDMHHISKNPLVNHIATNPIIAFGWALKHYKEQENFHQVKLSEGKALEEKLFPIFFKETSPFKIQKPMNVVAVLMESFGTNMLYLDDVKDFDLLGEFRQHFEAGLKAKEGQSDFTFMRFLSSANGTAPSFSKLFFLSASANISLGQAKNTKLAFTPFDIYKKAGYEVIFITTGNRSWQNLGDYASVLGTDAVYDSNYIMEYFKESNDSKNTYGVLDEYAYKLAFELLENATKPTFIAMLTTTNHPPFTLPAHFNAPQYKLEGKTQFFKYEEQEKIKTMLGVFTYASDAFGRFISQLKASKLASNTIIAGSGDHISRDVVLENPLLMHAVPLYMYIPKELSAQLHFDEKVLGSHKDIFPTLYALSLKEYEYLTLGGRNLFDSASDERYNFALNDSLYIDKHGFFARGGGIEKIGYEFKDHFFMPTNKSFANEKQDFFKLYDELDWWQLNYRVKGLLE, encoded by the coding sequence ATGCTTACTCATAGAAATTTTTTACTTTTATGCTTTGTTTTTGCGCTCATCTTTGCCTTGAGCTTTTTTATCATGCGTTTAAGCCTTGATCTTGCTTTTTTGCCTCACCTTGACTTAGATGAGATATTTGCTCTTTATAAAATGGGCTTTTTGCTAGATATGAGAGCGATTAGCCCTATGCTTTTAGTTATTTTGTGTTTGGGTTACATCGTGCTTTTAAAGCAAAAATTTGCGTGCTTTCTTGCTTCAAAGGGCTTTAACTCCGTCTTTTTTTCAAATTCTTTTGATAAAAAATTTATTATTTTTATAGTGGCTTGTTTTGCTGCTTTTGTCGCTTTTAGCGCGCTTGGGGGATTTTATTATTTTAAAGCTTATCATACTAAGATAGATGTTTTTATCTTTGGTTTAAAAGATGATGATACGGCTGCGATTTTAAAGATCATTTGGCAAGATTATCCTGTGCTTGTCATTACTTTTGTGTGCGTTTTATACGCATTTGTGTGTGCTTTTGTTGCTAAAAAGATACTTTTGCTTTCTTTTGCAAGACAAAGCTTTATTTTAAGTGTGATTATAAATGCGCTAGTGATTGTTTTGCTTGTCGTTGGTGTGCGTGGGAGCATTGGCACTTTTCCTTTGCGCGAGGATATGCACCATATCTCTAAAAATCCTTTGGTAAATCATATCGCTACAAATCCTATCATCGCTTTTGGCTGGGCTTTAAAGCATTATAAAGAGCAAGAAAATTTTCATCAAGTCAAACTTAGCGAGGGTAAAGCTCTTGAAGAAAAGCTTTTTCCTATCTTTTTTAAAGAAACTTCGCCATTTAAGATACAAAAGCCTATGAATGTTGTCGCGGTTTTAATGGAAAGTTTTGGCACAAATATGCTTTATCTTGATGATGTAAAAGACTTTGATCTTTTGGGCGAATTTAGGCAGCATTTTGAAGCTGGTTTAAAAGCAAAAGAAGGGCAGAGTGATTTTACTTTTATGCGTTTTTTATCTTCTGCTAATGGCACAGCTCCTTCTTTTTCCAAACTCTTTTTTCTTTCTGCAAGTGCGAATATCTCCTTAGGACAAGCTAAAAACACCAAGCTTGCTTTTACGCCTTTTGATATATATAAAAAGGCTGGATATGAAGTCATTTTTATCACGACAGGCAATCGCTCGTGGCAAAATTTAGGCGATTATGCAAGTGTTTTAGGCACTGATGCGGTGTATGATAGTAACTATATAATGGAGTATTTTAAAGAGAGCAATGACTCAAAAAACACTTATGGCGTGCTTGATGAGTATGCGTATAAACTTGCTTTTGAGTTGCTTGAAAACGCCACAAAACCCACTTTTATCGCTATGCTTACAACGACAAATCACCCACCTTTTACCCTACCAGCTCATTTTAATGCTCCACAATACAAGCTTGAGGGCAAAACGCAGTTTTTCAAGTATGAAGAACAAGAAAAAATCAAAACTATGCTTGGTGTATTCACTTACGCAAGTGATGCCTTTGGGCGGTTTATTTCTCAGCTTAAAGCTTCAAAACTTGCTTCAAACACGATCATCGCAGGAAGTGGCGATCATATTAGTCGTGATGTTGTGCTTGAAAATCCTTTACTTATGCACGCTGTGCCACTTTATATGTATATACCAAAAGAACTTTCAGCACAGCTTCATTTTGATGAAAAGGTGCTTGGCTCGCACAAAGATATTTTTCCAACCCTTTATGCTTTGAGCTTGAAAGAGTATGAGTATCTCACGCTTGGCGGACGCAATTTGTTTGATAGCGCAAGTGATGAAAGGTATAATTTTGCTCTTAATGATAGTCTTTATATTGATAAGCACGGATTTTTTGCTAGGGGGGGGGGCATTGAAAAAATAGGATATGAGTTTAAAGATCATTTTTTTATGCCAACAAATAAAAGCTTTGCGAATGAAAAACAAGATTTTTTCAAGCTTTATGACGAGCTTGATTGGTGGCAACTTAATTACCGCGTAAAAGGGCTTTTAGAGTAG
- the rrpB gene encoding MarR family transcription factor RrpB, producing MKAYFSPCPVETTLNLIGNKWKMLIIRDLMNGAKRFNELQRCIGATKNQSISQKVLTQNLRELESAKLVKRKVYAEVPPRVEYSLTELGLSLDSVFNSLVNWGEYYKKLA from the coding sequence ATGAAAGCGTATTTTTCTCCATGTCCTGTTGAAACAACCTTAAATCTCATCGGCAATAAATGGAAAATGCTTATTATAAGGGATTTGATGAATGGAGCCAAACGCTTTAATGAACTGCAACGTTGTATAGGAGCAACAAAAAATCAAAGCATATCTCAAAAAGTTTTAACACAAAACTTAAGAGAGCTTGAAAGCGCAAAACTTGTCAAAAGAAAAGTATATGCAGAAGTGCCACCACGAGTGGAATACTCACTTACTGAGCTTGGTTTAAGCTTGGATAGTGTGTTTAATAGTCTTGTAAATTGGGGTGAGTATTATAAAAAACTTGCGTAA
- a CDS encoding type I restriction-modification system subunit M produces the protein MQENAIVTKVWNFATILRDDGVTYTDYVAQISYLLFLKMEDEKEEVGETSQIPSEFRWQRLNALDGEELLEAYNNALNTLSKQGGVMGLIYNGAQNKIKEPNKLKKLFTLIDSETWMGLNVDVKGAIYEGLLAKNATETKAGAGQYFTPRVLIDSIVRLMRPQIGMSVCDPACGTGGFLLSAFEYMKKQKPNKEELKKLKTQSLVGKDVTQLVASLCAMNMYLHGIYTPDIEIGDSLAKRGEKRFDMVLTNPPFGKKSATKVLSSDGKVKNQKEEYSRDDFFASTSNKQIIFLQHIMSILNGSGKAAVVLPDNVLFEGGAGEKVRKKLLNDFSLHTILRLPTGIFYAQGVKANVVFFDRVKTSDKDAKVWVYDLRTNINLSLVTNTLSSEHLKDFEECFCAGDFKARKESERFKSFSISEILERDKSNLDIFWLKDENLQDLEMLESPQILCEQVRQNLELALSEIEGIL, from the coding sequence ATGCAAGAAAATGCTATCGTTACAAAAGTGTGGAATTTTGCGACTATTTTGCGTGATGATGGGGTTACTTATACGGATTATGTGGCACAGATTAGCTACTTGCTCTTTTTAAAAATGGAAGATGAAAAAGAAGAGGTGGGCGAGACTTCGCAGATTCCAAGTGAGTTTCGCTGGCAAAGGCTTAATGCCCTTGATGGCGAGGAGCTTTTGGAGGCTTATAACAACGCGCTTAACACACTTTCAAAGCAAGGTGGCGTAATGGGGCTAATCTATAATGGCGCACAAAATAAAATAAAAGAACCAAATAAACTCAAAAAGCTTTTTACGCTCATTGATAGTGAAACTTGGATGGGGCTAAATGTCGATGTAAAAGGTGCGATTTATGAGGGCTTGCTGGCAAAAAATGCGACTGAAACAAAGGCTGGAGCGGGGCAGTATTTTACGCCTAGGGTGCTGATTGATAGCATTGTAAGGCTTATGCGCCCACAAATTGGCATGAGTGTTTGCGATCCTGCGTGCGGAACTGGCGGCTTTTTGCTGAGTGCTTTTGAGTATATGAAAAAACAAAAACCAAATAAAGAAGAGCTAAAAAAGCTGAAAACTCAAAGCCTTGTAGGCAAAGATGTAACGCAACTTGTGGCGAGTTTATGTGCGATGAATATGTATTTGCATGGAATTTATACGCCAGATATTGAGATAGGCGATTCTCTTGCTAAAAGGGGCGAGAAACGTTTTGATATGGTGCTAACTAATCCGCCCTTTGGTAAGAAGTCCGCTACAAAGGTGCTTAGCAGCGATGGCAAGGTGAAAAATCAAAAAGAAGAATATAGCCGAGATGATTTTTTTGCAAGCACTTCAAATAAGCAAATAATTTTTTTACAACATATAATGAGTATCTTAAATGGCAGTGGAAAAGCCGCTGTGGTGCTTCCTGATAATGTGCTTTTTGAGGGCGGGGCTGGTGAAAAGGTGAGAAAAAAGCTTTTGAATGATTTTAGCTTGCATACGATTTTGCGCCTGCCAACTGGGATTTTTTACGCACAAGGTGTAAAGGCAAATGTAGTGTTTTTTGACAGAGTCAAAACAAGCGATAAAGATGCAAAAGTATGGGTGTATGACTTACGCACAAATATAAATTTAAGCTTGGTTACAAATACTTTAAGTAGCGAGCATTTAAAGGATTTTGAGGAATGTTTTTGCGCTGGAGACTTTAAAGCACGCAAGGAAAGCGAGCGATTTAAAAGCTTTAGTATAAGTGAGATTTTAGAGCGAGATAAGAGCAATTTAGATATTTTTTGGCTCAAAGATGAGAATTTACAAGACTTAGAAATGCTAGAAAGCCCACAAATTTTATGCGAGCAAGTAAGGCAGAATTTAGAGCTTGCGTTAAGCGAGATTGAGGGGATTTTGTAA
- a CDS encoding type I restriction endonuclease subunit R, which produces MPEKSARVLIDELLSKAGYVLCKFEDFQNSSLHLTANVAVMEFIFDDDKRADYVLFVDSKPAAIIEAKKQGLALSGAESQSKGYADKYGIFLCYESNANEIYFTNYKEPNARARRLFAFHNPKELKELINEQTSLRARLHDILPLERLNLRQCQFEAINSLENSLKAGKQRALIQMATGAGKTFTACNFTYRLFKYAHAKRILFLVDRNNLGSQAKAAFDDFNPPNSKYKFSQIYEVNHLTTNTIADDSKVVITTIQRLYSMLQGELEFNEELENSYQSDKKTKEVVYNPNLGIGFFDFIIIDECHRSIYGEWRQVLEYFDAFLIGLSATPSKHTIAFFDQNLVSSYTLEESIIDKVNVDYEILRIKTQISENGNIIKKDCEFEVPVMNKNTRKIEYEELDEDLEYDKKDLDSRILAPDQIRTILQAYKDSIFTKLYPQREANFDLIPKTLIFAKDDNHAENITRIAREVFNKGNDFVKKITYSVSGVNAGDLINEFRHSQSFRIAVSVDMIATGTDIKPLEVLIFMRDIKSSAYYEQMLGRGARSISDEDLQEVTPNADSKTHFYVVDAIGVTESEKHHTRVLEQKHYMSFKELLNELKQPNPAKEILTSLASRLIRITNKLDETDMEILQSFIPEPSFDINSNDEVENKNDDKQALTAPQSLNTIASELLNLADEFEIEDKPNNEPLNEKNSAQKESSNKEILKLFHNEKFTNKLLEFAQKSKLYIDIAGKDELIEADFSKEKSQNLINDFTQFILQNKDEITALQIIYSQNYAKRHLTYELINELSKKLRAENFDINKLWNAYTMLETKKVAKCKNPAKNLTNIIQLVRFALGQDKILQDFSNLANSRYNLWLGRCIKKGIDFNKEQLEFLELIKDYIAMNGCVIIQDIQAICEDMGGIYRARAIFKEDLDIILEELNLALVG; this is translated from the coding sequence ATGCCAGAAAAATCCGCACGAGTGTTAATCGATGAGCTTTTAAGCAAGGCTGGTTATGTTTTGTGTAAATTTGAGGATTTTCAAAATTCTAGCTTACATTTGACAGCAAATGTTGCGGTGATGGAATTTATCTTTGATGATGATAAGCGGGCTGATTATGTGCTTTTTGTGGATTCTAAGCCAGCAGCTATCATTGAAGCAAAAAAGCAAGGACTAGCACTAAGTGGAGCAGAAAGTCAAAGCAAGGGCTATGCCGATAAATACGGCATTTTTCTTTGCTATGAAAGCAATGCTAATGAAATTTATTTTACAAACTATAAAGAGCCAAACGCAAGAGCAAGAAGGCTTTTTGCTTTTCATAACCCAAAAGAACTCAAAGAGCTTATAAACGAGCAAACTAGCCTTAGAGCAAGACTTCATGATATTTTACCTCTTGAGCGTTTAAATTTACGCCAGTGTCAATTTGAAGCTATAAACAGCCTTGAAAATTCGCTTAAAGCAGGCAAGCAAAGAGCCTTGATCCAAATGGCAACAGGAGCTGGCAAGACTTTTACGGCTTGCAATTTTACCTACCGCCTTTTTAAATACGCCCATGCTAAACGCATTCTTTTTCTTGTGGATAGAAACAACCTTGGCTCACAAGCAAAAGCAGCATTTGATGATTTTAATCCACCAAATTCAAAGTATAAATTTTCACAAATTTATGAAGTAAATCACCTCACAACAAACACTATTGCAGATGATTCTAAAGTCGTTATTACCACGATTCAAAGGCTTTATTCTATGCTTCAAGGCGAGCTTGAGTTTAATGAGGAGCTAGAAAACAGCTATCAAAGCGATAAAAAGACAAAAGAAGTTGTTTATAATCCAAATCTTGGCATTGGCTTTTTTGATTTTATCATTATCGATGAGTGTCATAGAAGCATTTATGGCGAGTGGAGGCAGGTTTTGGAGTATTTTGATGCCTTTCTTATAGGGCTTAGCGCCACGCCTTCAAAACATACCATAGCCTTTTTTGATCAAAACTTAGTCTCAAGCTATACGCTTGAAGAGTCCATCATCGATAAGGTTAATGTAGATTATGAAATTTTGCGTATAAAAACACAAATCAGCGAAAATGGTAATATCATCAAAAAAGACTGCGAATTTGAAGTGCCTGTGATGAATAAAAACACAAGAAAGATTGAGTATGAAGAGCTAGATGAGGATTTAGAATACGATAAAAAAGATTTGGATTCTAGGATTTTAGCTCCAGATCAAATCCGCACCATTTTGCAAGCCTATAAAGACAGCATTTTTACCAAGCTTTATCCACAACGAGAGGCAAATTTTGATCTTATCCCAAAAACTTTAATCTTTGCAAAAGATGATAATCACGCTGAAAATATCACAAGGATAGCAAGAGAAGTCTTTAACAAAGGCAATGATTTTGTAAAAAAGATCACCTATAGTGTAAGTGGAGTAAATGCAGGCGATCTGATAAATGAATTCCGCCACTCTCAAAGCTTTAGAATCGCCGTAAGTGTGGATATGATAGCTACTGGAACAGACATCAAGCCCCTAGAAGTGCTTATCTTTATGCGTGATATCAAATCAAGTGCGTATTATGAACAAATGCTAGGGCGTGGGGCAAGAAGTATAAGCGATGAGGACTTGCAAGAAGTTACGCCAAATGCAGACTCTAAAACGCATTTTTATGTCGTTGATGCTATAGGCGTAACTGAGAGTGAAAAGCACCACACTAGAGTGCTAGAGCAAAAGCATTATATGAGCTTTAAAGAGCTTTTAAACGAGCTTAAACAGCCAAACCCAGCTAAAGAAATCCTAACCAGCCTTGCTTCAAGGCTCATTAGAATCACAAACAAGCTTGATGAAACCGATATGGAAATTTTGCAAAGCTTTATCCCAGAGCCAAGCTTTGATATAAACTCAAATGATGAAGTGGAAAATAAAAACGATGATAAGCAAGCTTTAACAGCTCCTCAAAGCCTAAATACCATAGCAAGCGAGCTTTTAAACTTAGCTGATGAGTTTGAGATAGAGGATAAGCCAAATAATGAGCCTTTAAATGAGAAAAACTCGGCACAAAAAGAAAGCTCAAATAAAGAAATTCTCAAACTCTTTCACAACGAAAAATTCACAAACAAACTCCTAGAATTTGCACAAAAATCAAAGCTTTATATCGATATAGCCGGCAAAGATGAGCTTATAGAAGCTGATTTTAGCAAGGAAAAATCCCAAAATTTGATTAATGACTTCACACAATTTATCTTGCAAAACAAAGATGAAATCACAGCCCTACAAATCATTTATTCACAAAACTACGCAAAAAGACATTTAACTTACGAGCTGATAAATGAGCTAAGTAAGAAGCTAAGGGCTGAAAATTTCGATATAAACAAGCTTTGGAATGCTTATACTATGCTTGAAACTAAAAAAGTAGCAAAATGCAAAAATCCAGCCAAAAACCTAACAAATATAATCCAGCTTGTCCGCTTTGCCCTAGGACAAGATAAAATCTTGCAAGATTTTAGCAATCTAGCAAATTCTCGCTACAATCTTTGGCTTGGAAGATGTATCAAAAAAGGCATTGATTTTAACAAAGAACAACTTGAGTTTTTAGAGCTTATAAAAGACTATATAGCGATGAATGGTTGTGTTATCATACAAGATATACAAGCAATCTGCGAGGATATGGGCGGAATTTATAGAGCAAGAGCGATTTTCAAAGAGGATTTGGATATAATCCTTGAGGAATTAAATTTGGCTTTGGTGGGTTAG
- a CDS encoding restriction endonuclease subunit S, whose amino-acid sequence MTKLPKTWEVKTLGEVCESKNSNIILRNIENNEGIYPIYGAKGIIKYIDFYEKENECIGVVKDGSVGKVFLLPKQSSVIGTMHYLECNQEVYIKYLFYFLHTINFNQYISGSVIPHIYFRDYKKEKIPLPPIETQKQIVEILESKFAKIENATNALNLVKKDLVKLKASLLNSAFNGTLLQDNDLQALSHDDTASNLPRDWEVKTLGEVCEIITGSTPSKKNAEYYGNNYPFYKPTDLNNGYFVDSALDNVSLKGYEISRQLQSGSVLVTCIGATIGKTGLIRKEGICNQQINAILPSDNFLPEFMYFYCISPKFQELIKINASSTTLPILNKNNFAKLPIPLPPVKTQKQIVEILESKFKAIEKLDYFVNDSLDKLSKLKASLLNKAFSGELVC is encoded by the coding sequence ATGACTAAACTACCAAAAACTTGGGAAGTTAAAACACTTGGGGAAGTGTGTGAATCAAAAAATTCTAATATTATTTTGCGAAATATTGAAAATAATGAGGGAATTTATCCTATCTATGGAGCAAAGGGGATAATTAAATATATTGATTTTTATGAAAAAGAAAATGAATGTATTGGCGTAGTAAAAGATGGCTCGGTTGGAAAAGTATTTTTGCTACCTAAGCAATCATCTGTTATTGGGACGATGCATTATTTAGAATGCAACCAAGAGGTTTATATAAAATATCTTTTTTACTTTTTGCATACAATAAATTTTAATCAATACATAAGCGGTTCGGTGATACCTCATATTTATTTTAGGGACTACAAAAAAGAAAAAATCCCCCTACCGCCGATTGAAACTCAAAAACAAATCGTAGAGATTCTAGAATCTAAATTTGCTAAGATAGAAAATGCTACAAATGCTTTGAATTTAGTTAAAAAAGACTTAGTAAAACTTAAGGCTTCATTACTTAACTCTGCTTTTAATGGGACTTTATTGCAAGATAATGACTTGCAAGCGCTAAGCCACGATGATACTGCTTCTAATTTACCGCGAGATTGGGAAGTTAAAACACTTGGGGAAGTGTGCGAAATTATTACAGGCTCAACACCTAGTAAGAAAAATGCTGAATATTACGGAAATAACTATCCATTTTATAAGCCAACGGACTTAAATAATGGATATTTCGTTGATAGTGCATTGGATAATGTCTCTTTAAAAGGTTATGAAATTTCTAGGCAACTTCAAAGCGGTTCAGTTTTGGTTACTTGTATTGGTGCAACTATTGGAAAAACAGGGCTAATAAGAAAAGAAGGAATATGCAATCAGCAAATTAACGCTATTTTGCCTTCTGATAATTTTTTGCCAGAATTTATGTATTTTTATTGCATATCGCCTAAATTTCAAGAGCTTATCAAAATAAATGCCTCATCTACCACATTACCAATTTTAAATAAAAATAATTTTGCAAAATTACCAATCCCCCTACCACCTGTAAAAACTCAAAAACAAATTGTAGAGATTCTGGAATCTAAATTTAAAGCCATAGAAAAGCTAGATTATTTTGTAAATGATAGTTTGGATAAACTCAGCAAATTAAAAGCCTCGCTTTTAAATAAGGCTTTTAGTGGGGAATTAGTATGTTAA
- a CDS encoding SDR family oxidoreductase yields MKTIAVLAASGRSGRLIVEEALKRGYSVTAFVRSANKLEEKPNLKVVVKDIFALQKADLEGFDVIVDAFGEWKDLSLHKKHIDHLVSLLQNNKAKFLVVGGAGSLYLDQSHTTRLMDTPDFPDEFKGVANATAEVLGVLRGQKSFNWVYVCPAAVFDFEAPATNSYKIIGEVFETNAKGESKVSYKDYASAMLDIAENANLNQTRVGVIGL; encoded by the coding sequence ATGAAAACAATCGCAGTTTTAGCCGCAAGTGGCAGATCAGGTAGGCTCATCGTAGAAGAAGCCTTAAAAAGAGGATATAGCGTTACGGCTTTTGTAAGAAGCGCAAACAAGCTTGAAGAAAAGCCGAATTTAAAAGTTGTTGTTAAAGATATCTTTGCTCTGCAAAAGGCGGATTTAGAAGGCTTTGATGTGATCGTTGATGCTTTTGGGGAGTGGAAGGACTTAAGCTTACACAAAAAACATATCGATCATTTAGTGTCACTTTTGCAAAACAATAAAGCCAAATTCCTTGTTGTAGGTGGTGCAGGAAGCTTATATCTTGATCAAAGCCACACTACAAGACTTATGGATACGCCAGATTTTCCAGATGAATTTAAAGGCGTGGCAAATGCTACAGCTGAAGTTTTGGGCGTTTTAAGAGGACAAAAAAGCTTTAATTGGGTGTATGTATGCCCAGCAGCTGTGTTTGACTTTGAAGCTCCTGCTACAAACTCATACAAAATCATCGGCGAAGTATTTGAAACAAACGCAAAAGGCGAAAGCAAAGTAAGCTATAAAGACTACGCAAGTGCTATGCTTGATATCGCAGAAAATGCGAATTTAAATCAAACTCGCGTCGGTGTTATAGGCTTATAA